One window of Sphingobium sp. HWE2-09 genomic DNA carries:
- a CDS encoding NAD-dependent succinate-semialdehyde dehydrogenase, giving the protein MSTPRPIFDGQERSTGSLGTMDLMNPATGDVIAVIPKCGEEEALEAARLSVQGFATWSTMAAFDRAKIMRRAADLMRAEADDAAVEMTREQGKPLAQAKGEWLGSADLLDWYADEGRRAYGRLIPTRASDMRWAVHRRPIGPVAAFTPWNFPAWTPMQKIAPALSAGCSMVLKCAEETPSTTWRIARALLAAGLPPKVLTILWGDAPAISAALCAAPEIHKVTLTGSTRVGRILASAAGHHLKKVTMELGGHNPVIVARDADLATVVPLASEFKFRNAGQVCVSPTRFIVEQPLYADFVAGVTEAAKQLRVGNGMDADTQMGPLATAGQLSKIEALSADAVQHGATLETGGSRIGNSGYFFEPTILSGMTPDMLAMNEEPFGPLMLIMPVPDIDAALAEANRLPYGLASYAFTNDMRTERKIVAEMHAGMLGINHFAMAMPETPFGGVGDSGLGSEGGIEGMDAYLRPFLVSAKVG; this is encoded by the coding sequence ATGTCGACGCCCCGCCCGATATTCGATGGCCAGGAACGCAGCACCGGCTCGCTGGGTACGATGGATCTGATGAACCCGGCCACGGGCGACGTCATCGCCGTCATCCCCAAATGCGGGGAAGAGGAAGCGTTGGAAGCCGCCCGCCTGTCGGTGCAGGGCTTTGCGACCTGGTCCACCATGGCCGCCTTCGATCGCGCCAAGATCATGCGCCGGGCCGCCGACCTCATGCGCGCCGAGGCGGATGACGCCGCCGTCGAAATGACCCGCGAACAGGGCAAGCCGCTCGCGCAGGCCAAGGGCGAATGGCTGGGGTCGGCCGATCTGCTCGACTGGTATGCGGACGAGGGGCGTCGCGCCTATGGTCGGCTGATCCCCACCCGGGCGTCCGACATGCGCTGGGCGGTCCATCGCCGCCCGATCGGCCCGGTCGCGGCCTTCACGCCGTGGAATTTCCCTGCCTGGACGCCGATGCAGAAGATCGCCCCGGCACTGAGCGCGGGTTGTTCGATGGTGTTGAAGTGCGCGGAAGAAACGCCCAGCACCACCTGGCGCATCGCTCGGGCGCTACTGGCTGCCGGGCTGCCGCCCAAGGTTCTTACTATCCTCTGGGGCGACGCCCCCGCCATTTCGGCGGCCCTGTGCGCCGCGCCGGAAATTCACAAAGTCACGCTCACCGGCTCCACCCGCGTCGGTCGCATCCTCGCCAGTGCGGCGGGCCATCATCTGAAGAAGGTGACGATGGAGTTGGGCGGCCACAATCCGGTCATCGTCGCGCGCGACGCCGACCTAGCCACCGTCGTCCCGCTGGCCAGCGAGTTCAAGTTCCGCAACGCGGGCCAGGTCTGTGTCTCGCCCACCCGCTTCATCGTCGAACAGCCGCTCTACGCCGATTTCGTCGCGGGCGTGACCGAAGCTGCAAAACAGCTGCGCGTGGGCAATGGCATGGATGCCGACACGCAAATGGGACCGCTTGCTACCGCCGGTCAATTGTCCAAGATCGAAGCGCTCAGCGCCGACGCGGTGCAGCATGGCGCCACGCTGGAAACCGGCGGATCGCGGATCGGCAACAGCGGCTATTTCTTCGAGCCCACCATCCTGTCTGGCATGACGCCGGACATGCTGGCGATGAACGAGGAGCCGTTCGGCCCGCTGATGCTGATCATGCCGGTGCCCGATATCGATGCTGCGCTCGCCGAAGCCAACCGCTTGCCCTACGGCCTCGCCTCCTACGCCTTCACCAACGATATGCGGACCGAACGAAAGATCGTGGCGGAAATGCATGCGGGGATGCTGGGCATCAACCATTTCGCCATGGCGATGCCCGAAACGCCCTTTGGCGGCGTAGGCGACAGCGGCCTGGGGTCGGAAGGCGGAATCGAGGGGATGGACGCCTATCTCCGGCCGTTCCTGGTCAGCGCCAAGGTCGGATAA
- a CDS encoding TonB-dependent receptor has protein sequence MAAMGIPMTANAQAAAPQGDALGSAEIIVTASKRAERLQDVTRTVDVVQGETLQKLNLKTFSDIQQLSPGLSLNAKEPSNNSVTLRGVGFDPQSASSPTVDIYFNETPLDTNSAFRGLYDVGQIEVLRGPQGTLRGRTSPSGAITIATRKADLEKVDGYFQQTLTTQEGINSQGAVSVPVIQDVLAVRVAGLFDRNIGLGGKNISNGIDDSDKTESARISVAFRPVTNFTVDLTYQYLNNRTVSTPLLFTLPGNVTDPVLEPSDRISKATGAGHYDYRGHVGTLSANWDLGAASINYIGGYQDIVQGRATDLAYGGSVRGYSQPQAYDTASTQLSQELRLTSQGKRMWNYLFGVYYEDSDSKTTLTQRQVLPFGFVAGATPPLDIAVLNVGVSIPSKVKTYAAFTDHRFQLTEKLQLQAGLRYQETHVKRDFIQTLSGPLLGPVPIVSSNISPENRDVTYRQLTGGASIKYDFSRALTAYASYGRSYRPGGVNAVAAKLDEDILVFQPETSNNYEIGLKGSLADRRVTFALAVYQQDFKNYLAYTGSFLSVSTGKDGVADNNAALTFNADAQVRGIEGSISGKVTDRFQLGLSATYNDAKFKNALAPCNDYNGDGVPDSVGTPNVPIGQNVAQCRLSGRLSDQAKWGVSVNAEYSIPVSGDRELFVRGLASYVPKRSDPFQNVSYDDLLNNSVFIGFRGPNNAYEFSVFGKNLANVATLTTRGAAQVDYSTFNSGYAVGTPVRPREFGIIGRVNF, from the coding sequence ATGGCCGCCATGGGCATCCCGATGACCGCCAACGCTCAGGCCGCCGCGCCGCAGGGCGACGCGCTTGGCAGCGCGGAAATCATCGTCACCGCTTCAAAACGTGCAGAGCGCCTTCAGGACGTGACCCGCACGGTTGACGTGGTGCAGGGTGAAACGCTGCAAAAGCTGAACCTCAAGACGTTCAGCGATATCCAGCAGCTTTCGCCGGGCCTGAGCCTGAATGCCAAGGAGCCTTCGAACAATTCGGTGACGTTGCGCGGTGTCGGCTTCGACCCGCAGTCCGCATCGTCGCCGACCGTCGATATCTATTTCAACGAAACGCCGTTGGACACCAACAGCGCGTTCCGCGGCCTGTATGACGTCGGCCAGATCGAAGTGCTGCGCGGGCCGCAGGGCACGCTGCGCGGTCGCACATCGCCATCCGGCGCTATCACCATCGCGACGCGGAAAGCCGACCTTGAAAAGGTGGACGGCTATTTTCAGCAGACCCTGACCACGCAGGAAGGCATCAACTCGCAGGGCGCCGTCAGCGTGCCGGTGATCCAGGATGTGCTGGCCGTGCGCGTTGCTGGTCTGTTCGACCGTAATATCGGTCTGGGCGGCAAGAATATCAGTAACGGCATCGACGATAGCGACAAGACCGAAAGCGCCCGCATCAGCGTCGCGTTCCGGCCCGTGACCAACTTCACGGTGGATCTGACCTACCAGTATCTGAACAACCGCACCGTTTCGACACCGCTGCTCTTCACTCTGCCCGGTAACGTCACCGATCCGGTGCTGGAGCCGTCCGACCGCATCAGCAAAGCGACGGGCGCGGGGCATTATGACTATCGCGGCCATGTCGGCACGCTGTCCGCCAATTGGGATCTGGGCGCGGCGTCGATCAACTATATCGGGGGATATCAGGACATCGTTCAGGGCCGGGCAACCGATCTGGCCTATGGCGGCAGCGTGCGGGGCTATTCGCAGCCCCAGGCCTACGATACCGCATCGACGCAGCTTTCGCAGGAATTGCGCCTGACCTCTCAGGGCAAGCGTATGTGGAATTATCTGTTCGGCGTCTATTATGAGGATTCCGACAGCAAAACCACGCTGACCCAGCGGCAGGTTCTGCCTTTCGGCTTCGTTGCCGGCGCCACCCCGCCGCTCGACATCGCCGTGCTGAACGTAGGCGTCTCGATACCATCAAAGGTGAAGACGTACGCGGCCTTCACCGATCACCGCTTCCAGCTGACCGAAAAACTTCAGTTGCAGGCGGGTCTGCGGTATCAGGAAACCCATGTAAAGCGGGACTTCATTCAGACGCTGAGCGGTCCTTTGCTCGGCCCGGTGCCGATCGTGTCGTCCAACATCAGTCCCGAAAATCGCGATGTGACCTATCGTCAGCTGACGGGCGGGGCGAGCATCAAATATGATTTCAGTCGCGCGCTGACCGCCTATGCCAGCTACGGTCGCTCCTATCGTCCGGGCGGCGTGAACGCCGTGGCGGCGAAGCTTGATGAGGATATACTCGTCTTCCAGCCGGAAACCTCGAACAATTATGAGATCGGTTTGAAAGGCTCGCTCGCGGACCGACGGGTAACCTTCGCCCTGGCCGTCTATCAGCAGGATTTCAAAAATTATCTGGCTTATACCGGGTCTTTCCTGTCGGTTTCGACCGGCAAGGATGGCGTGGCCGACAATAATGCCGCGCTTACTTTCAACGCTGACGCTCAGGTCCGCGGTATCGAAGGCAGCATTTCCGGCAAGGTCACAGACAGGTTCCAGCTAGGCTTGAGCGCCACTTATAACGACGCCAAATTCAAGAATGCGCTGGCCCCCTGTAACGATTATAATGGCGATGGCGTCCCGGACTCGGTCGGCACGCCCAACGTGCCGATCGGCCAGAACGTCGCGCAATGCCGCCTGTCGGGTCGCTTGAGCGATCAGGCCAAATGGGGGGTGAGCGTGAACGCTGAATATAGCATCCCGGTCAGCGGCGATCGCGAGTTGTTCGTACGTGGGCTGGCCAGCTACGTGCCCAAGCGCAGCGACCCGTTCCAGAACGTCTCGTATGACGATCTGCTCAACAACAGCGTCTTCATTGGCTTCCGTGGTCCGAACAACGCCTATGAATTTTCTGTATTCGGCAAGAACCTCGCCAATGTCGCTACTTTGACGACGCGCGGCGCAGCGCAGGTCGATTATAGCACCTTCAATTCGGGCTATGCGGTGGGTACGCCGGTTCGTCCCCGCGAGTTCGGCATTATCGGGCGGGTGAACTTCTGA
- a CDS encoding glycoside hydrolase family 3 C-terminal domain-containing protein, giving the protein MTHLRKLLVLSFLASVACPALAQQKTAASPDKRADEALAQMTADEKLQLLSGPMTQFLAPAKRPAGVPVSAGYIEGIPRLGVPMLVESDASLGVSNLMDMRKGDVATALPSGLALAASWDVGIAHKGGVMIGSEARAKGFNVMLVGGVNLVRDPRAGRNFEYLGEDPLLAGTLVGSQIDGVQSNNIIGTIKHFALNNQETGRNVASVEMDEAAMRESDLLAFQIGIEKGKPGSVMCAYNRVGGIYACEQPFLLNDVLRRDWGFKGFVMSDWGAVHSTKAILAGLDQQSGYQLDGKRYFGLLMQQAVADGSVPQAAVDMAARRILRTIYAHGVADHPLTSGTTIDYDADAAVAQRAAEAGIVLLRNEGGILPLAASVKTIAVIGGNADIGVPSGGGSSQVAPVGGLKRVVPGAASGPAAAFAKRGYGGVAPLAALQAELPNAQIRYLDGKDVTAAIAAAKAADMVIVFAEKYAAEAIDHADIMLGEGQDALIDAVASANGKTVVVLETGNPVVMPWLNKVPAVLSAWYGGQRGGVAIARVLTGAVNPSGHLPVTFPASVDQLPNPVLPGSDAPAADKETRAVYGLQAGTKPFDIHYPEGSDAGYRWFDRKGLKPLYPFGHGLSYTSFAYSGLTVKGGKALTIKFKVTNSGNRAGADVPQIYVVRAGNAKRLIGWGKPDLQPGETGEVSVTADPRLLADFDTKAQRWVITPQQVRIEVATSATDPVLTATTRLKAQTIKP; this is encoded by the coding sequence ATGACCCATCTGCGCAAGCTGCTCGTCCTGTCGTTTCTGGCCAGTGTCGCATGTCCGGCATTGGCTCAGCAAAAGACGGCCGCCTCTCCGGACAAGCGCGCGGACGAGGCACTTGCGCAGATGACCGCAGACGAGAAGCTCCAGCTTCTCAGCGGTCCCATGACCCAATTTTTGGCCCCTGCCAAAAGGCCGGCCGGTGTACCGGTGAGCGCGGGATATATCGAGGGCATCCCTCGCCTCGGCGTGCCGATGCTGGTCGAAAGCGATGCCAGCCTGGGCGTGTCGAACCTGATGGACATGCGCAAGGGGGACGTGGCGACGGCGCTCCCCTCCGGCCTTGCGCTGGCGGCCAGCTGGGACGTGGGCATCGCCCACAAGGGCGGCGTGATGATCGGCAGCGAGGCGCGGGCCAAAGGCTTCAACGTCATGCTGGTGGGTGGCGTGAACCTGGTCCGCGACCCGCGCGCGGGCCGCAACTTCGAATATCTGGGCGAAGACCCTCTGCTGGCCGGTACGCTGGTGGGTAGTCAGATCGATGGCGTCCAGTCCAACAACATCATCGGCACGATCAAGCATTTCGCGCTGAACAATCAGGAAACCGGCCGCAACGTCGCCTCGGTCGAAATGGACGAAGCAGCGATGCGCGAAAGCGACCTGCTGGCGTTCCAGATCGGTATCGAAAAGGGGAAACCCGGATCGGTGATGTGCGCCTATAATCGGGTCGGGGGCATCTATGCCTGCGAACAGCCCTTCCTGCTCAACGACGTCTTACGCCGGGACTGGGGTTTCAAAGGCTTCGTAATGTCCGACTGGGGCGCTGTCCATTCGACCAAGGCCATTCTTGCGGGCCTTGATCAGCAGTCGGGCTATCAGCTGGACGGCAAGCGCTATTTCGGCCTGCTGATGCAGCAGGCGGTCGCCGATGGCAGCGTGCCGCAGGCCGCCGTCGATATGGCGGCGCGTCGGATTTTGCGCACAATCTATGCCCATGGCGTGGCGGATCATCCGCTGACCTCCGGCACGACCATCGACTATGATGCCGATGCAGCCGTCGCGCAGCGTGCGGCGGAAGCCGGCATCGTCCTGCTGCGCAATGAGGGCGGCATCCTGCCGCTGGCCGCCAGCGTGAAAACCATCGCGGTCATTGGCGGCAATGCCGATATCGGCGTGCCCAGCGGCGGCGGGTCCAGCCAGGTAGCCCCTGTTGGCGGCCTCAAGCGCGTCGTGCCAGGCGCCGCCAGCGGTCCCGCAGCCGCCTTCGCCAAGCGCGGCTATGGCGGGGTGGCGCCGCTCGCCGCATTGCAGGCCGAATTGCCGAATGCGCAAATTCGCTATCTGGACGGCAAAGATGTGACGGCGGCCATCGCCGCGGCAAAGGCCGCCGACATGGTCATCGTATTTGCTGAAAAATATGCCGCCGAAGCCATCGACCATGCCGACATTATGCTGGGCGAGGGGCAGGATGCGCTGATCGACGCCGTCGCCAGCGCCAATGGCAAAACGGTCGTCGTGCTGGAAACGGGCAATCCCGTGGTGATGCCATGGCTGAACAAAGTGCCAGCTGTCCTGTCTGCCTGGTATGGCGGCCAGCGCGGCGGGGTTGCGATCGCCCGGGTATTGACCGGCGCGGTCAATCCATCGGGGCATTTGCCCGTGACTTTCCCGGCTTCGGTCGATCAACTGCCCAACCCGGTGTTGCCGGGGTCCGATGCGCCAGCAGCCGACAAGGAGACGCGGGCCGTCTATGGCCTTCAAGCCGGGACCAAGCCGTTCGACATCCATTATCCCGAAGGGTCCGATGCGGGCTATCGCTGGTTCGATCGCAAAGGGTTGAAGCCGCTTTATCCGTTCGGCCATGGGCTTAGCTACACCAGCTTTGCCTATTCCGGACTGACGGTGAAGGGCGGCAAGGCGCTCACCATCAAGTTTAAAGTCACCAATAGCGGCAACCGCGCGGGCGCGGACGTGCCGCAGATTTATGTCGTGCGAGCGGGCAATGCCAAGCGGCTGATCGGCTGGGGCAAACCTGATCTGCAGCCTGGAGAAACCGGCGAAGTCAGCGTGACGGCAGACCCGCGGCTGCTGGCTGATTTCGATACAAAGGCACAACGGTGGGTGATAACACCGCAGCAGGTGCGGATCGAGGTTGCAACCTCTGCTACAGACCCGGTGCTGACCGCGACGACCCGCCTGAAGGCCCAGACCATAAAGCCCTGA